Genomic window (Haladaptatus caseinilyticus):
TAAATCCGCAAAAGGGAACAATTGGTCGCAGTCTTTCGAATATCCATATAGATATCTGGATAGATTTACAGACAGATGGCTATCTAGATAGCTATTTGAATAGTTTGAGTCGATTGTCTGACGAGAATTTATGAGGGGGAAGCGTATAACGACTGACTGTATGAAACGGGCCATCACACTGTGGAGCGAATCCGGTGGGGTCGGCAAGACGACCATGGCAACCAACGTGGCCGCCGCACTAGGACGGCGAGACGAACGAGTTCTCGTGGTCGATTTGGACCCCCAACTGGGGAGTTTGACTGATCACGTCGGCTATCAGGAACTAAAAACAGGAGACCGTGATCATCTTGGCCACGTTCTACTAGACGATAGCAAAGACGTTCGCTCGCTTATCGTCGAGACTGAAGATTTCGATCTCGTTCCATCTCATGAGGGGCTTGCGAACATCGAAAGCGAAATGGCCGCTCGGAACACCTCACTCCGAGAATTTCAGCTCCGTTCCGCACTGAAATCCGTGGCAGGTGAGTACGACTACTTCATTATCGACCCACCGGCGACACTGAACGTCCTTGTGGACAATGCACTAGTCGCGGCGCGCAACGTCGTGATTCCGATCGAACTTACCCGAAAAGGGAGCATCTCGATCGAAGGATTGGAAGACACGCTGGACAGCATGGAACGAGGGTTCCGAAAGTTCGACGACAGCTTCAAACTCGGAATCCTCGCCGTCGTCCCGAACGAGGTGGGCGACTCGAACATTTACCGCGACACGCGCGACGAGTTGGAAGCGGATGGAAAGCCAGTAACCCCGTTTGGCGTGCGAAAACGGGACGTGCTGAAAGAGGCCTGGAAACGGCAGATGAACGTGTTCGAATTCGCGGAGAGCGACGATACCCGGGACCTCCGTGAGTACGAACAGGACCTGCTTTCGAACTTCGAGCACCTCGCCCGAATCATCGAGCAAGGAACGGTCGACGTGGAGGTCAAAGCATGACCAAAGACGACCGATACGGCGCGACCGACGACGACTACGGCGAGAATTACGACGATTATCCCGACGAAACGGAAACAACGAACGTGAACGAAACACAAACGAGCGACGATCCCGTATCCACGAACCGTAATAGCGGATCGGGCGGTGGAGCCGAGGTACAGACACTCCCATTTATCTTCGCCAGACGAACGGTAAAAGCTGACCGCGAGGCAGTTCCGGTTTACGTGCAAAATGAAACGTCGGAGGAGATCGGCGAGCTCGAACGGGAGCTAAGCCAGACGTTCGACGGTGACAAAGTGATGGCCTTGGACGTACGTGAGGCCCTTATTCGCGCTGGATTGGAGAACTTGGACGACGTACAGCGAGTGATGGAAGAATGGGGTTACGGTAGGCGGTAGGTAACGCTCTTCTTGTGGAAATATAGATGGCTATCCAGACAGATTTCCAAGTACCTGTCTGAGAAGATATATATATATATATAATTTCATCGTCTAAATAGCTGGACGGATGTGAAAGCTAGAAGAACCATCGAGAGGTTCGAATGGGGGCTATCGAAACCGAACACAGTGACCACAACGAGCGACATCGGCCACACTAACTGCTCGCACG
Coding sequences:
- a CDS encoding ParA family protein, yielding MKRAITLWSESGGVGKTTMATNVAAALGRRDERVLVVDLDPQLGSLTDHVGYQELKTGDRDHLGHVLLDDSKDVRSLIVETEDFDLVPSHEGLANIESEMAARNTSLREFQLRSALKSVAGEYDYFIIDPPATLNVLVDNALVAARNVVIPIELTRKGSISIEGLEDTLDSMERGFRKFDDSFKLGILAVVPNEVGDSNIYRDTRDELEADGKPVTPFGVRKRDVLKEAWKRQMNVFEFAESDDTRDLREYEQDLLSNFEHLARIIEQGTVDVEVKA